The Euphorbia lathyris chromosome 2, ddEupLath1.1, whole genome shotgun sequence genome includes a window with the following:
- the LOC136219376 gene encoding uncharacterized protein, producing MFSRSLNSKKLHLFFHRSKVISYDSKVPPFQACYSTDIVGDEPILVRDFIHSVLYHPKHGYFSQRSGSVGILENSIKFNKLEGRKAYIKHLDKIYKQSDTSWFTPVELFKPWYAHGIAEAIMRTANLSVPLKIYEIGGGSGTCAKGIMDYIMLNAPTRVYNSMTYTSVEISPSLGEIQKETVSQVRSHLSKFRVECRDATDRSGWGDVEQQPCWVIMLEVLDNLPHDLVYSENQVLPWKEVWVEKHNDRELSELYKPLQDPTIKRCIEIMEFGSDQSISKVKSIWSKVFPKPRRCWLPTGCLKLLEVLHEALPKMSLIASDFSYLPDVSISGEGAPLVSTKKDGRSSDYKSYLDAKGDADIFFPTDFLLLERMDHYCSGWKKLRGDELSKQGKKRRTIVLDTSSFMEEFGLPTKTRTKDGYNPLLDDFKNTKIYLSVPTHNLK from the exons ATGTTTTCTCGCTCTTTGAATTCTAAAAAGCTTCACTTGTTCTTTCATAGGAGCAAAG TGATCTCATATGATTCCAAAGTTCCTCCATTTCAAGCCTGTTACTCCACGGACATTGTCGGCGATGAACCAATTCTT GTTAGAGATTTTATTCATTCCGTATTGTATCATCCCAAACATGGCTACTTCTCTCAACGATCGGGGTCTGTTGGAATTCTGGAAAATAGTATTAAGTTTAATAAGCTTGAAG GCAGAAAAGCTTATATCAAACACTTGGATAAAATCTATAAGCAGAGTGACACATCATGGTTTACTCCTGTGGAGCTCTTTAAG CCTTGGTATGCCCATGGTATTGCTGAAGCCATAATGCGTACTGCTAACCTCTCAGTCCCACTAAAG ATATATGAAATTGGTGGTGGATCTGGAACTTGTGCAAAGGGCATAATGGATTACATAATGTTGAATGCACCTACAAGAGTGTACAACAGTATGACTTACAC CTCAGTTGAAATCAGTCCATCACTTGgtgaaatacaaaaagaaactgTTAGCCAAGTTCGTAGTCACTTGTCAAAGTTTAGAGTAGAATGTCGTGATGCTACTGATAGAAGTGGATGGG GGGATGTGGAGCAACAGCCATGTTGGGTAATTATGCTTGAG gtTCTTGATAACCTTCCACATGACCTTGTCTACTCTGAAAATCAAGTTCTTCCATGGAAAGAAGTGTGGGTTGAGAAGCATAATGACAG GGAACTCTCCGAGTTGTACAAGCCACTGCAAGATCCAACAATTAAGCGCTGTATTGAGATCATGGAATTCGGTAGTGATCAATCTATTTCAAAAGTCAAGAGCATTTGGTCTAAGGTCTTTCCAAAGCCTCGAAGATGTTGGTTACCAACAGGTTGCTTG AAATTACTAGAGGTGTTGCATGAGGCGTTACCAAAGATGTCTTTAATTGCCTCAGACTTCAGTTACCTGCCTGATGTCAGCATATCTGGTGAAGGGGCTCCTTTAGTTTCCACCAAG AAAGATGGTCGCAGCTCTGATTACAAAAGCTATCTGGATGCAAAG GGTGATGCTGATATCTTTTTCCCGACGGACTTTTTGCTTTTGGAACGTATGGACCATTACTGTTCTGGGTGGAAGAAGCTGCGCGGAGATGAGTTATCCAAGCAAGGGAAGAAGAGACGAACAATTGTT CTGGACACATCATCCTTCATGGAAGAGTTTGGTTTGCCCACCAAGACAAGAACCAAGGACGGATACAACCCACTTCTAGATGACTTCAAGAACACTAAAATTTATCTGAGTGTTCCCACGCACAACCTAAAGTAG
- the LOC136220930 gene encoding probable pectinesterase 29, giving the protein MYLHYLLCFLALQFVFSTYSYKSILVDHSGYANFSTVQSAIDSVPSNNNQWVCIYVKAGIYREKVRIPADKPYIMLKGEGKKRSQIVWDDHFTIAQSPTFTSLADNIIVKRIRFVNSYNLPKKSNPIVRAVAAMIMGDKTSFYRCGFAGFQDTLWDQQGRHYFRKCTIQGAVDFIFGDGQSIYEECAIQVVGNGYITAQGREDPNEESGFVFKRCNIFGFGSAYLGRPWRPYSRVLFYGSNISDVVRPQGWDAWHFVGNENKLTFAEYGNYGAGASLANRVRWEKKLSPWKLKQLISMSFINTDNWIGEQPF; this is encoded by the exons atgtatctTCACTATCTACTATGCTTCTTAGCACTACAATTTGTATTTTCAACTTATTCTTATAAATCAATCCTTGTAGATCATTCTGGCTATGCCAATTTTTCAACTGTACAATCTGCAATTGATTCAGTTCCATCAAATAATAACCAATGGGTTTGTATCTATGTCAAGGCTGGCATTTATAG GGAGAAGGTGAGAATTCCAGCTGACAAGCCATACATAATGCTAAAAGGAGAAGGAAAAAAGAGAAGTCAGATAGTTTGGGATGACCATTTTACAATAGCACAAAGTCCTACTTTCACTTCTTTAGCAGATAACATTATTGTTAAACGAATCAGATTTGTG AACTCGTACAACTTACCAAAGAAGAGCAATCCAATAGTAAGAGCAGTAGCAGCAATGATAATGGGtgataaaacatcattttatcgATGTGGGTTTGCTGGATTCCAAGACACTCTCTGGGATCAACAAGGCAGACATTATTTCAGGAAATGCACCATTCAGGGTGCTGTTGATTTCATCTTTGGTGATGGTCAATCTATTTATGAG GAATGTGCAATACAAGTAGTTGGAAATGGGTACATCACAGCACAAGGAAGAGAAGACCCAAATGAGGAAAGTGGATTTGTGTTTAAAAGATGCAACATTTTTGGGTTTGGTTCAGCCTACTTAGGAAGGCCATGGAGACCTTATTCAAGAGTGTTATTCTATGGATCTAATATTTCAGATGTTGTAAGACCTCAAGGATGGGATGCTTGGCATTTTGTTGGGAATGA GAACAAGTTAACATTTGCAGAGTATGGGAATTATGGAGCAGGAGCTTCACTTGCAAACAGGGTTAGATGGGAGAAGAAGCTGAGTCCTTGGAAATTGAAGCAGTTGATTAGTATGTCTTTTATCAACACTGATAATTGGATTGGAGAACAACCCTTTTAG
- the LOC136219377 gene encoding large ribosomal subunit protein uL13w, translated as MVSGSGICAKRVVVDARHHMLGRLASIIAKELLNGQKVVVVRCEEICASGGLVRQKMKYLRFLRKRMNTKPSHGPIHFRAPSKILWRTIRGMIPHKTKRGEAALARLKVYEGVPPPYDKMKRMVIPDALKVLRLQAGHKYCLLGRLSSEVGWNHYETIKELEKKRKERSQVVYERKKQLTKLRVKALKSAEEKLGPQLEILAPITY; from the exons ATGGTCTCGGGTTCAGGAATCTGCGCTAAGAGAGTTGTGGTGGATGCAAggcaccacatgcttggtagGCTTGCATCGATCATAGCTAAGGAGCTTTTGAACGGCCAAAAGGTTGTGGTTGTACGGTGCGAGGAGATATGCGCCTCAGGGGGATTGGTGAGGCAGAAGATGAAGTACTTGAGGTTCTTGCGTAAGCGTATGAACACTAAGCCTTCTCATGGCCCCATCCACTTCCGTGCCCCTTCCAAGATCCTTTGGAGAACCATCCGCGG GATGATTCCTCACAAGACTAAGCGTGGAGAGGCCGCCCTTGCTCGTTTGAAAGTTTACGAGGGTGTTCCACCTCCATATGACAAGATGAAGAGGATGGTTATCCCTGATGCTCTCAA GGTGTTGAGGCTTCAGGCTGGTCACAAGTACTGTTTGTTAGGCAGACTTTCATCTGAGGTTGGATGGAACCACTATGAAACCATCAAG GAACttgagaagaagagaaaggagaGATCTCAGGTGGTGTATGAGAGAAAGAAGCAGTTAACAAAACTTAGAGTTAAAGCTTTGAAGAGTGCAGAGGAGAAGCTTGGTCCCCAGCTAGAAATTCTTGCTCCTATCACATATTGA